From Candidatus Poribacteria bacterium, a single genomic window includes:
- a CDS encoding RepB family plasmid replication initiator protein — translation MHQDSNTSTALAVGRANLAKINEVVKASPAIQIQSKISLLQRRAWNVLLANAYNELPNQEIHRVSMVELAAKLGFDSKNEDYLKEVLRQLRACEVEWNLLNKDNKQKWGVAGLLASVEIEDGICTYAFAPHLRLRLYNPRVYAKLNLRLQNRFRSQYALVLWELCFDYFDTERGEGETPFMTLDMFRKLLGIGSDEYLAFSIFNRAVIKPAIKEINKETDYFVEVEQKRIGRRIGELKFRITKVKVLPVQESLFPDIENLPLVAVELVQAGIERPMALKIASQEWDLVSPDKLPPVGAYPDFLGYVSEKIEMSLYAENVKNRGGFIIQAIRENYQDTKVRKAREERAEKVREKALEDLTEEFRVKKGNIIRQAIQMDPELVESAATRITSYFVRERLDGHDTVMEVYQKGGMVKAEIDGILAAEFCHELLAPVIAAYEDERDRLLEAEG, via the coding sequence ATGCATCAAGACTCAAACACATCCACCGCTTTAGCTGTGGGAAGGGCCAACTTAGCGAAGATCAACGAAGTCGTCAAGGCGAGTCCAGCGATACAGATTCAGAGCAAAATCTCGCTTTTGCAACGTCGGGCGTGGAACGTGCTCCTCGCCAACGCCTACAATGAACTCCCGAATCAGGAGATTCATCGTGTCAGTATGGTCGAGTTGGCAGCAAAACTCGGTTTCGATAGCAAGAACGAAGACTACTTGAAAGAGGTGTTAAGGCAACTCCGGGCGTGTGAAGTTGAATGGAATCTCCTGAACAAAGACAACAAGCAGAAGTGGGGTGTCGCGGGTCTATTGGCTTCTGTTGAGATCGAAGACGGCATCTGTACGTATGCCTTTGCACCGCATCTGCGTCTCAGGCTCTACAACCCACGCGTCTACGCCAAGTTGAACTTACGTCTGCAAAACCGGTTCAGAAGCCAGTATGCGTTGGTTTTGTGGGAACTGTGTTTTGACTACTTTGATACCGAACGGGGCGAGGGCGAAACGCCGTTTATGACACTCGATATGTTTAGAAAACTTCTCGGGATCGGAAGCGATGAGTATCTGGCGTTCAGTATCTTCAACCGTGCCGTGATTAAACCCGCCATCAAGGAGATCAATAAAGAGACGGACTATTTTGTAGAAGTCGAACAGAAACGCATTGGACGTCGGATCGGCGAGTTGAAGTTCCGTATCACGAAAGTCAAGGTATTACCGGTTCAGGAATCGCTGTTCCCGGATATAGAGAACCTCCCGCTGGTTGCCGTTGAACTCGTCCAAGCGGGGATCGAGCGACCGATGGCACTGAAGATCGCCAGTCAGGAGTGGGATCTCGTGAGCCCCGACAAGTTGCCACCGGTGGGCGCGTATCCGGATTTTCTGGGGTATGTTTCTGAGAAGATTGAGATGTCGCTGTATGCCGAAAACGTCAAAAATCGTGGCGGTTTTATTATTCAAGCGATCCGTGAAAATTATCAGGACACGAAGGTGCGAAAGGCGCGTGAGGAACGCGCCGAGAAAGTTAGAGAGAAGGCACTTGAGGACCTGACAGAGGAGTTTAGGGTCAAAAAAGGCAATATTATTCGGCAGGCGATCCAGATGGATCCGGAGTTGGTTGAATCCGCAGCGACACGTATCACGTCCTATTTCGTTCGTGAACGGCTCGACGGTCATGATACCGTGATGGAGGTGTATCAGAAAGGCGGGATGGTGAAAGCAGAGATCGACGGTATCCTTGCAGCGGAGTTCTGTCATGAGTTATTGGCACCCGTAATTGCGGCGTATGAGGATGAAAGGGACAGGCTATTGGAAGCGGAGGGTTAG